A region of Salinibacter sp. 10B DNA encodes the following proteins:
- a CDS encoding NmrA family NAD(P)-binding protein, with product MPNRLIVVTGANGNVGAPLVDALAEQGISVRAAIHGGESAFTADVETVHFDFTDRQTWPSAFRDAQGLFVLRPPHLSNVETTIHPALDAAIAAGVGHVVTLSVMGAGANPFLPHRRIEKHVESQPVAWTHVRPGLYMQNLSGTHRAGICKHDEIIVPAGEGRANWVDTRDIGELAAMVLAEGAEHDKCIYEPTGPEALTYHTVAGILSDVLDRKIQYDRPGLWRYVQHMRCDTNFDLGFILFSCLLHTLVRLGRSSRVTDDVKTVLGRPPRSLREFAQDYADVWRS from the coding sequence ATGCCGAATAGGCTCATTGTCGTGACGGGCGCCAACGGGAATGTTGGGGCTCCACTGGTCGATGCACTCGCGGAGCAGGGGATTTCTGTTCGGGCTGCCATTCACGGTGGGGAATCTGCGTTTACGGCTGACGTTGAGACGGTCCATTTTGACTTTACCGATCGGCAGACGTGGCCCTCGGCGTTCCGAGACGCACAAGGGCTCTTCGTGCTACGTCCCCCGCATCTCTCAAACGTGGAGACGACGATTCACCCGGCGCTGGATGCGGCCATCGCGGCAGGGGTTGGGCACGTGGTGACGCTTTCCGTGATGGGAGCCGGTGCCAATCCATTTTTGCCACACCGCCGGATCGAGAAGCATGTCGAATCACAGCCGGTCGCCTGGACCCACGTGCGACCTGGGCTCTACATGCAGAATCTGAGCGGAACGCACCGAGCAGGGATTTGCAAGCACGACGAGATCATTGTGCCTGCGGGAGAGGGGCGCGCCAACTGGGTTGACACGCGGGACATCGGCGAACTTGCCGCGATGGTCCTAGCGGAAGGGGCAGAACATGACAAGTGTATCTATGAGCCCACGGGGCCCGAGGCGCTTACCTACCATACCGTTGCCGGAATCCTTTCGGATGTGCTGGATCGGAAGATTCAATATGACCGTCCGGGGCTTTGGCGATATGTCCAGCACATGCGCTGTGATACAAACTTCGATCTCGGGTTCATTCTCTTCTCTTGCCTCCTCCACACGCTGGTGCGCCTGGGCCGCTCATCACGCGTCACAGACGATGTGAAGACGGTATTGGGGCGTCCACCGCGATCCCTTCGGGAGTTTGCCCAGGACTATGCCGACGTCTGGCGCTCATGA